Proteins co-encoded in one Streptococcus pyogenes genomic window:
- a CDS encoding helix-turn-helix domain-containing protein, which yields MLHLHLETKLQDKLSLLNILLDVSEVSIDQLCQETELKKQRVYNLLFEMIKDLEDTLTLTICDDTVSIPYKTYQLKMPYFKKLYQTSIFLKMLCFLIEPGELSLHDFIKREYISQATAYRIRTNCRKYLKKVGLNVRQNHVVGPEYRIRFLIALLHYQFGMTIYDFDKTSMNKVVSLIINSNQATTLNDASKAPYEFSYFAILISLIWKRRHDNLGTPQTDAFKHLKKLSIYRDIKMTSQEIIGKWYHPELTDEDLDYIFLCFCTTNNPFHKDKWTPKKVKELFELVMTKQMEKP from the coding sequence ATGTTACACCTTCATCTAGAAACCAAATTACAAGATAAATTATCACTGCTCAACATTTTGTTAGACGTTTCCGAAGTCTCCATAGACCAGTTGTGTCAGGAAACCGAACTCAAAAAACAACGTGTCTACAACTTACTCTTTGAAATGATTAAGGATTTAGAAGACACCCTCACCTTAACCATTTGTGACGACACTGTTTCTATCCCCTATAAGACCTACCAACTTAAAATGCCTTATTTTAAGAAACTCTATCAAACCTCGATATTCTTAAAGATGTTATGTTTTTTAATTGAACCAGGAGAGCTGAGCCTACACGACTTCATTAAACGAGAGTATATTTCCCAAGCCACCGCTTACCGTATCAGGACCAATTGTCGGAAATACTTGAAAAAGGTAGGTTTAAACGTTCGGCAAAACCATGTTGTTGGACCAGAATACCGTATCCGCTTTCTGATCGCCTTGTTGCACTATCAGTTTGGTATGACCATTTATGATTTTGATAAAACATCAATGAATAAAGTGGTTTCGCTGATTATAAACTCCAATCAAGCCACCACACTTAATGATGCCAGTAAAGCCCCTTATGAATTTTCATACTTTGCCATTTTGATATCCCTTATATGGAAACGGCGACATGATAACTTGGGGACCCCTCAGACAGATGCATTCAAACACTTGAAAAAACTGTCTATCTATCGAGATATCAAAATGACCAGTCAGGAAATCATCGGAAAATGGTACCATCCTGAGTTAACTGATGAGGATTTGGATTATATTTTTTTATGTTTTTGCACCACCAATAATCCTTTCCATAAGGATAAATGGACACCTAAAAAAGTGAAAGAATTGTTTGAGTTGGTGATGACAAAACAAATGGAAAAACCTTGA